From a region of the Salvelinus namaycush isolate Seneca chromosome 40, SaNama_1.0, whole genome shotgun sequence genome:
- the LOC120033412 gene encoding histone deacetylase complex subunit SAP18-like → MALESRITQEEIRKIPEKPIDREKTCPLLLRVFTTNGGRHHRGDEFARGQVPSSELQIYTWMDASLKELTSLVKEVYPEARKKGTHFGFAIVYPEPKRNGYRVKDIGNTVSGRKGENDSMTLQSQRFQIGDYLDIAITPPNRAPPLNPRMGMGRPF, encoded by the exons ATGGCTCTTGAATCAAGAATCACACAAGAAGAGATTCGAAAAATCCCTGAAAAGCCTATCGACCGAGAAAAG ACTTGTCCTCTTCTGCTGCGGGTATTTACGACCAACGGTGGCAGGCATCACAGAGGGGACGAATTCGCACGAGGACAAGTCCCTTCAAGTGAGCTGCAAATCTACACATG GATGGATGCCTCGCTAAAGGAGCTGACCAGCCTAGTGAAGGAGGTGTACCCTGAAGCTCGGAAGAAAGGAACACACTTTGGTTTCGCCATCGTTTATCCTGAGCCCAAAAGAAATGGCTACAG AGTGAAAGACATCGGCAACACTGTGTCAGGCAGGAAGGGGGAAAATGACTCCATGACGCTACAGTCGCAGCGCTTCCAGATAGGAGACTACCTGGACATAGCCATCACACCACCCAACAGAGCCCCCCCACTTAACCCACGCATGGGCATGGGGAGGCCCTTCTGA